Proteins encoded within one genomic window of Akkermansiaceae bacterium:
- a CDS encoding 7-carboxy-7-deazaguanine synthase QueE has product MKLAKLNGGPEIFHTIQGEGISTGAPAVFIRASRCNLRCFWCDTDHTWNFEGTPWAHEKDSIPGYKKHVKEEVTFEIEPAEAAERILAYDCDRTVITGGEPLLQQEDFLKVISHIRAEDPEHQFEVETNGTRIPTPEFAAAVNQFNISPKLGNAGMLEKTRINPAALAFFTLHPNAWFKFVVATPADLEEIEHYILQHGLPRKRILLMPEGRTSAELDRTSEWLAEICRDRRFRFCDRLHVRIWGDKRGV; this is encoded by the coding sequence GTGAAGCTGGCGAAGCTCAACGGCGGTCCGGAGATCTTCCACACCATCCAGGGTGAGGGGATCAGCACGGGCGCGCCCGCCGTCTTCATCCGCGCTTCCCGCTGCAATCTCCGCTGCTTCTGGTGCGACACAGACCACACGTGGAACTTCGAGGGCACACCGTGGGCGCATGAAAAGGACAGCATTCCCGGCTACAAAAAGCACGTGAAGGAGGAGGTGACCTTCGAGATCGAGCCAGCGGAGGCGGCGGAGCGCATCCTGGCCTACGACTGCGACCGCACGGTCATCACGGGAGGGGAGCCACTGCTGCAGCAGGAGGATTTCCTGAAAGTCATCTCCCACATCCGCGCGGAGGATCCGGAGCACCAGTTCGAGGTGGAGACGAACGGCACGCGCATCCCCACGCCGGAGTTCGCCGCCGCGGTGAACCAGTTCAACATCTCGCCGAAGCTCGGGAATGCCGGCATGCTGGAGAAAACGCGCATCAACCCGGCGGCGCTGGCATTTTTCACCCTGCACCCGAATGCATGGTTCAAGTTCGTGGTGGCCACTCCGGCGGATCTGGAGGAGATCGAACACTACATCCTGCAACACGGCCTGCCGCGGAAACGGATCCTGCTGATGCCGGAAGGCCGCACCTCCGCAGAGCTGGACCGGACGTCCGAATGGCTGGCGGAAATCTGCAGGGACCGACGCTTCCGCTTCTGCGACCGCCTGCACGTCCGGATCTGGGGTGATAAGCGCGGGGTCTGA
- a CDS encoding DUF2383 domain-containing protein, with amino-acid sequence MKTTESNESCIRVCNSLLRGELSAVETYSLAINHYAGKPAVAELQKIRTEHALSAARLSQNVREMGGTPEEESGAWGVFAKVVQGTANLFGEDSALESLKKGEEKGRSDYEAVLEGDEMMPSHKEVVRSELLPRVNHHIAALDRLEKLA; translated from the coding sequence ATGAAAACCACGGAATCAAATGAATCATGCATCCGCGTCTGCAACAGCCTGCTCCGCGGGGAGCTTTCCGCTGTCGAGACCTACTCGCTCGCCATCAACCACTACGCCGGGAAGCCCGCTGTCGCGGAGCTTCAGAAGATCCGCACGGAGCACGCCCTGTCCGCGGCCCGCTTGTCCCAGAATGTGCGGGAAATGGGCGGCACCCCCGAGGAGGAATCCGGCGCGTGGGGCGTCTTCGCAAAGGTGGTCCAGGGAACGGCCAATCTCTTCGGCGAGGACTCCGCCTTGGAATCCCTCAAGAAAGGAGAGGAAAAAGGCAGGTCCGACTACGAGGCCGTGCTTGAGGGCGACGAAATGATGCCTTCGCACAAGGAGGTCGTCCGCAGCGAGCTGCTTCCCAGGGTCAACCACCACATTGCGGCTCTGGACCGGCTTGAAAAGCTGGCCTGA
- a CDS encoding alpha-hydroxy-acid oxidizing protein: protein MPTPLPPLSSIPPDIVSVEDYEVLAYERLEASVWAYLSGGAGDESTLRENRSAFERIRLSPRLFREFQGANTRLHLAGRSYEHPIFLAPTASHHLFHPEGELATVLGASAMQAAMVVSTQASTSLEDIARASQTPLWFQLYIQQDREFTADLVRRAEVAGYEALVVTADAPLSGLRNREQRAGFRMPPGIEAVNLRGMKPTPPATKVFGSELLDASPTWKDLAWLQARTKLPVFVKGILDPQDAVIALEQGVAGIIVSNHGGRTLDTLPAGIDALPRVAESIGKRIPIFLDGGIRRGTDVFKAIALGASAVMIGRPYLHGLAAAGAIGVAHVLKILRAELEITMALTGTRSLAEITPATLWPEK from the coding sequence ATGCCCACGCCCCTCCCTCCTCTCTCCTCCATCCCTCCCGACATCGTCTCCGTGGAGGACTACGAGGTGCTCGCCTACGAGCGGCTGGAGGCGTCCGTCTGGGCCTATCTTTCCGGTGGTGCCGGGGATGAATCCACCCTCCGGGAGAACCGCAGCGCCTTCGAGCGCATCCGCCTTTCCCCCCGGCTGTTCCGGGAGTTCCAAGGGGCGAACACCCGCCTCCACCTGGCGGGGAGGAGCTACGAGCACCCGATCTTTCTGGCCCCCACCGCCTCCCACCATCTTTTCCACCCGGAAGGAGAACTGGCCACCGTACTGGGTGCCTCCGCGATGCAGGCGGCCATGGTGGTCAGCACGCAGGCCAGCACCTCCCTGGAGGACATCGCCCGCGCCTCCCAGACCCCGCTCTGGTTCCAGCTCTACATCCAGCAGGACCGCGAATTCACCGCCGACCTGGTGCGCAGGGCGGAGGTCGCCGGGTATGAGGCCCTGGTGGTGACGGCGGACGCCCCCCTCAGCGGCCTCCGCAACCGCGAGCAGCGTGCCGGTTTCCGCATGCCTCCGGGGATCGAGGCGGTGAACCTCCGCGGCATGAAGCCGACTCCCCCGGCCACGAAGGTCTTCGGCAGCGAGCTGCTGGATGCCTCCCCCACCTGGAAGGATCTGGCATGGCTCCAGGCACGGACGAAGCTGCCCGTCTTCGTCAAAGGCATCCTGGACCCGCAGGACGCCGTCATCGCGTTGGAACAAGGTGTTGCCGGCATTATCGTATCAAATCACGGCGGGCGGACGCTGGACACCCTGCCCGCCGGCATCGATGCCCTGCCCCGGGTGGCGGAGAGCATCGGCAAACGCATCCCCATCTTTCTCGATGGAGGCATCCGCCGGGGGACGGACGTTTTCAAGGCAATCGCCCTGGGGGCCTCCGCCGTGATGATCGGTCGGCCGTATCTGCATGGGCTCGCCGCCGCAGGTGCCATCGGCGTGGCCCATGTGCTCAAAATCCTGCGGGCGGAGCTGGAGATCACCATGGCCCTCACCGGCACTCGTTCCTTGGCGGAGATCACCCCGGCCACGCTCTGGCCGGAAAAGTGA